Proteins encoded by one window of Sciurus carolinensis chromosome 12, mSciCar1.2, whole genome shotgun sequence:
- the LOC124961943 gene encoding cytochrome c, somatic-like, translating into MGDVEKGKKIFVQKCAQCHTVEKGGKHKTGPNLHGLFGRKTGQAAGFSYTDVNKNKGITWGEDTLMEYLENPKKYIPGTTIIFAGIKKGERADLIAYPKKATNE; encoded by the coding sequence ATGGGTGATGTTGAGAAAGGCAAGAAGATCTTTGTTCAGAAGTGTGCCCAGTGCCACACTGTGGAAAAGGGAGGCAAACACAAGACTGGGCCAAATCTCCATGGACTGTTTGGGCGGAAGACAGGTCAGGCTGCGGGATTCTCTTACACAGATGTCAACAAGAACAAGGGCATCACCTGGGGAGAGGACACACTGATGGAGTATTTGGAGAATCCCAAAAAGTACATCCCTGGAACAACAATCATCTTCGCTGGCATTaagaagggagaaagggcagACTTAATAGCTTACCCCAAAAAAGCTACTAATGAGTAA